Within the Desulfosoma sp. genome, the region CCAAGGCTTCCTTAACCTTTTCACCCTTGGCGAAAACGGCCACGCGCACCACCTTTCCCAAACCGTTGGGCAGCACCACCGTGCCACGGACCATCTGGTCCGCATGGCGAGGATCCACTCCCAGCTTCACGGCGATGTCCAAGGTCTCGTCAAAGGACGCGTACGCGCACTGGAGCGCCAGATTGAGGCCTTCTTCAAAGGTATAGCGCTTGGTTCGATCCACCTTTTCAAGCGCAGCGCGATATTTTTTCCCTCGCTTCGGCATTTCCTTCTCTCCAACCGACCCACTCTGTCACCAGACCGCGGCGACAGCCCACGGATTATTCGATAACGATTCCCATGCTGCGAGCCGTTCCTTCGATGGTGCGGATGGCCGCTGCCAGGTCTCGAGCGTTGAGATCGGGCATCTTGAGTTTGGCGATTTCTTCCACCTGAGCCCTGGTCACTTTGCCCACCTTGTCTCGGTTGGGTTCACTGGACCCTTTGGCGATCTTGGCCGCCTTTTTCAAAAGCACCGAGGCAGGCGGGGTCTTGGTGATGAAAGTAAAGGAACGATCCCCGTAGACGGTGATGATCACAGGAATGATCATCCCTTCTTGACCCTGAGTTCTGGCATTGAATGCCTTGCAGAATTCCATGATGTTGACACCG harbors:
- the rplK gene encoding 50S ribosomal protein L11 — encoded protein: MAKKVIANVKLQIPAGQANPSPPVGPALGQHGVNIMEFCKAFNARTQGQEGMIIPVIITVYGDRSFTFITKTPPASVLLKKAAKIAKGSSEPNRDKVGKVTRAQVEEIAKLKMPDLNARDLAAAIRTIEGTARSMGIVIE